The Streptomyces tendae genome has a window encoding:
- a CDS encoding DUF742 domain-containing protein translates to MSRPGRDDAPDRLYTLTGGRSRSGPDNPFDLVTLVVAECDPVPGMQSEHAAILRLTGRPTAVVEIAAELKLPVSITRILLSDLLAAGRVSARHPRRAAVPDPDILEQVLVGLRNL, encoded by the coding sequence ATGAGCCGGCCCGGCAGGGACGACGCCCCCGACCGGCTGTACACCCTCACCGGAGGACGCAGCCGGTCCGGGCCCGACAACCCCTTCGACCTGGTGACCCTGGTCGTCGCCGAGTGCGACCCGGTGCCCGGCATGCAGTCCGAGCACGCGGCGATCCTGCGGCTCACCGGACGGCCCACCGCGGTCGTGGAGATCGCGGCCGAGCTGAAGCTGCCGGTGAGCATCACCCGGATCCTGCTGTCCGACCTCCTCGCGGCGGGCCGGGTCAGCGCCCGGCACCCCCGAAGAGCCGCCGTACCCGACCCCGACATCCTGGAGCAGGTGCTCGTTGGACTCCGCAACCTCTGA
- a CDS encoding roadblock/LC7 domain-containing protein yields MTGTTTADEKLTWLIEGLLERTPGARHALVLSRDGLKLCRTPELSADQADQLAAIAAGIQSLSHGASVEFGDGTGGVRSAMTEFYGGVLFIVEAGEGAHLAVVTTEDADAGLIGHNMSELVEQLGEHLTALPRSS; encoded by the coding sequence ATGACCGGCACGACCACCGCGGACGAGAAGCTCACCTGGCTCATCGAGGGCCTGCTGGAGCGCACGCCGGGCGCGCGGCACGCGCTCGTGCTGTCCCGTGACGGCCTGAAACTGTGCCGCACGCCCGAGCTCTCCGCCGACCAGGCCGACCAGCTCGCCGCCATCGCGGCCGGCATCCAGTCGCTGTCCCACGGGGCCTCCGTGGAGTTCGGCGACGGCACCGGCGGAGTGCGGTCGGCGATGACCGAGTTCTACGGCGGTGTGCTGTTCATCGTGGAGGCGGGCGAGGGCGCGCACCTGGCCGTCGTCACCACGGAGGACGCGGACGCCGGGCTCATCGGGCACAACATGAGCGAACTGGTGGAGCAGCTCGGCGAGCACCTGACCGCGCTGCCGCGCAGCTCATGA